AACCCTGCACCAAACAGCGACGCCCTAGGTCAAAGATCAATCGACGTGACCGTGAAGATGCCGTCGTTGCGATCGTGGTCATCCCCGCCGCCGATCTGATCCTCAAAGCCGAAGCTGCTCTTGCTGATCAGATTGAAATGGCGGTAGTCACGGGCATTGGCGTTGTCGTAAGCCGTGAACATCTGTGCATTGCCGGTCATCACGATCGGGGCATAGAGCTGGCCAGCCGTCAGCTCGATGGTTCCCTCACGGGTGGCATCTCTGTCGGCCACGATCGGCGTATCCGCCTCAAGCCGCTGGCTCCAGGCTTCCTTGAGGTAACCGCGATCACCTGGTGAAAGTCCGTTGATGGTGCCAGTGATGTCGTCGATGGCATAGAAGAAGAGTTGATTGTCGTAGTCAGCGTTACGGGAGTAGCTGTAGTTCACCGTTGCTACTTCGCCATCGAGAGCGTCGGGCAGGATGGTGAGATCGATCAGGGCTCCCACCACTTCGCTGCTGTAGGGCGACGGTGTGTCCAGAGGACTTGTGGAACCGAAACTGGGGTCGCTGCTCTTGACCTGAGCTTCCGCTGCGCTGCTGAGTAGATCCCAGGTGTGGATGCGGTTCAGGCCCTGACGCTCGACGGCTGGCGGTGCGTAGACATCGGAGGACTTTGGGTTGGCCAGGATCGATTTAGCACCATCGGAGATGTCGCTGGTGGGCCAATAAAACCGGGCCATGACCTGGAAGGCGCTGGCTGCTTCTAAATCGGAGGATCCTGATCCGGTCACCAGCGGAGTGGGTAGCCAGTTCTGGAGATTGCTTTGCGGGGCCAGGTTGGACAAGCTCAGATTGATCGAACCATCGCTTTCGGTTTGCAGCGTGATCTCATCACTGCTGATGCCTTTCTGCTGGTTGGATCCGAGCTGAGCGACGGGGTTGATCCAACCGAAGGAGAGTGTGCTCCCTCTCGGGCCTGAAAGTTGAATCGCCTCACCCGGTGACCCCTGGCCGCCGATGGCGATGCCGTTGCTCCCGTAATCGGGTTGGTACTCGGAGGCCAGGGTGAGCAGGAGTTCGTCATCTTCATCAGTTTCGGTCTCGCTCCCAAGCTCGGTGACATCCTTCACGTAATAGATGGTGTCGGGATCCAGGCCCTCAACAGCGATGTCCGATTGGCTCTTGCCTGTCAACAATGCGGTGCCCTTGGCCGTGCCTGAATTCCAGTTTCCGGGTGTTTTGGTTCTCAGCTTGCCGTCGATTGTGAGTTTGGCTGTTGCATTGATTGGTGAATAGCTCGTGTTGCGGATTGCGTTCTCGATCAAAAACGGCTGATAATTATTGCCGGGATTCGGTTGGTAAATGGTGTACGCCCAGAATCCCTTGGCAGGCCCATACAGCTCGACAGGATTTCCAGAATCGGTCGTGGTCGATCGTTTGGGAAGAGCAATCCTGTAGGTGTAGGTGCTGGTGAGCGCGTTGCCCTGCGCGTCGATTTCCGTGGTGGGGTAGACCGCATCGTTGGGGATGTTGGCTGCCGCGCCTTCCACGGCAACGCCTGCCCGCACGAGCCACGACTCCCAGTCGTTCGGGTAAACGCCGACGTTCTTGTTACTGATGGACCATCCGTTGTTGGTCCCCTCCTGCCCTTTCACCAGCGCGTCGGTGGCTTTGCTGAGGAACTTGAGCGTGAAGAGGTAAGACGCATCGAACATCTCCTTCTCCCGGTCCGTCCAACTGGACGGCTGGGTGAAGCCGGTGTCGAGGTTGAGGCCGATCGTTTCAAAGCGTCGGTTCAACTGATCCTTTCGTGCCGTTCCGAGGGCTGAAGGAGGCTGGTACTCCCGCGAGGCGTTCTGCAGCACGTTCTGATTATCGATCCAAACCTGGTAGGGAGGAGGGGTGTGGCCGGGATCACGGGACTGTTGCGCTGGCACCGGATTCAATGCCAGCGCTCTGGACACCTGGGTGAAGAACTCCTTGGCGGGATTGGGCTGATCCTTCGAGAGCGTGGGCACCGCTCCAAAGGCATCAAACGCCGCATCGCTGCTGGTGGATTGCGTGATCGGCTTGGCGTAGGGAACGGTGCCGTCGCGCTTGAACTGATCGAGGGTGGTGAGTTGAAATCCGGTTCCCACCTCGTCCTTGTCGCCGTTGATGAAGGTGCGGGTGGCGGCCATCGCCGTTGGATCCAACGTGTTGGTGTTGATCCGTGCGGTGATCCAGGCTCTGGGAGTATCGACCTGGAGCACCGGCATGGTGGTTTGCCCCCCTTGGTCGTCGGTGATGGTCGCCGACTTGTCACTGCCGTAGTGGATGCTGTTCGGACCCGCCAGCAACACGTACTGGGGCGCGTCGTCAGCACCTGCGAGCGGGTCTCTCGGCCCAAAGGAGCCGATGGTGTTGATGTAGCTGTCAAGAACGGCGAGAACGTAATAGTTGCCGTCGGGATTGGCGGGAAGTTGAAGGATGAGCTCGTTGGCGCTGTCCTCACCGCGCTTGCTGAGATCAAGCCAGGAGGTCATGTAGAGCAGCGAGGCATTGGGTGCCGGCGCTGAATTTTTATTGAGCCAGCTGGCGGCAAAGTCAGGTTTGAATAACTGGTTTCTCGGTGCCTGCGTAATCGTGTTGAGGTTGAAATAGCGGTGTGTTTCTTCCAGGGGATAGGACCAGACCGTGGCTTCCACGGTGGATCGGAAGATCTCGAGATCAGTTTCGGTGAGATCGGTAATGCCGCTGCTGTTTTTGAAGTCTTCGAGCAAGGCATCTGTGTTAAGCCCACTGCCATCGGCGGAGACGTAATCCGACCAAGCAAAAGAACTCATGACTCGACTGCTTGAGATGCTTTATCAAATACCTAGATAATTTTCGGGGTGGCGTCCATGGAAGGAAATGGAAACTTTGCTGTCGCGGAATCCGGCAGAAGCTGAGTGAGCAGGGCTTCACAATCGCTGCGGCGCATCAACCGCGGCACTGGATAGGAAGGGTGGGCTTCCTGGAGGGCATCGGCGCTGATTCGGGGAATGTCGACGCTGCGCAGAGATGCAATGAACGGTGGAACTCCCAGCTGTTGGTTGAGCGCCTCCACCCAGCGGATGAAGCCCAGCGCGAGATCGTGATCGCTGGTCTGGTCAGTGGCC
The sequence above is a segment of the Synechococcus sp. PROS-7-1 genome. Coding sequences within it:
- a CDS encoding DUF1254 domain-containing protein, producing the protein MSSFAWSDYVSADGSGLNTDALLEDFKNSSGITDLTETDLEIFRSTVEATVWSYPLEETHRYFNLNTITQAPRNQLFKPDFAASWLNKNSAPAPNASLLYMTSWLDLSKRGEDSANELILQLPANPDGNYYVLAVLDSYINTIGSFGPRDPLAGADDAPQYVLLAGPNSIHYGSDKSATITDDQGGQTTMPVLQVDTPRAWITARINTNTLDPTAMAATRTFINGDKDEVGTGFQLTTLDQFKRDGTVPYAKPITQSTSSDAAFDAFGAVPTLSKDQPNPAKEFFTQVSRALALNPVPAQQSRDPGHTPPPYQVWIDNQNVLQNASREYQPPSALGTARKDQLNRRFETIGLNLDTGFTQPSSWTDREKEMFDASYLFTLKFLSKATDALVKGQEGTNNGWSISNKNVGVYPNDWESWLVRAGVAVEGAAANIPNDAVYPTTEIDAQGNALTSTYTYRIALPKRSTTTDSGNPVELYGPAKGFWAYTIYQPNPGNNYQPFLIENAIRNTSYSPINATAKLTIDGKLRTKTPGNWNSGTAKGTALLTGKSQSDIAVEGLDPDTIYYVKDVTELGSETETDEDDELLLTLASEYQPDYGSNGIAIGGQGSPGEAIQLSGPRGSTLSFGWINPVAQLGSNQQKGISSDEITLQTESDGSINLSLSNLAPQSNLQNWLPTPLVTGSGSSDLEAASAFQVMARFYWPTSDISDGAKSILANPKSSDVYAPPAVERQGLNRIHTWDLLSSAAEAQVKSSDPSFGSTSPLDTPSPYSSEVVGALIDLTILPDALDGEVATVNYSYSRNADYDNQLFFYAIDDITGTINGLSPGDRGYLKEAWSQRLEADTPIVADRDATREGTIELTAGQLYAPIVMTGNAQMFTAYDNANARDYRHFNLISKSSFGFEDQIGGGDDHDRNDGIFTVTSIDL